A genomic region of Desulfosarcina ovata subsp. ovata contains the following coding sequences:
- a CDS encoding FAD-dependent oxidoreductase, with product MKVIELTINDRKVSAEAGISILEAARQAGIYIPSLCYHPSVPSSNLMPDKFIYQGGKRIHNEQALDADANCNLCLVQVHGRGAIVKACETPVEAGMVVTTENDEIKKKRKESLTSILAHHPNICLTCDRDPRCPPFGVCSRSANVPDRCVACPGYATCELIRIVGHIGMVGITIPREPVDASLIDDNPFLDFDPKLCVGCTRCIRFCKEVRGIGALGYVSKEGRIITGTKAPSFQESGCHFCFGCVEVCPTGALADKKTKWNEKKEGEERKKDVVPCMAACPLQIDIPAYLYAVTKKNYDDALEIIQEKLPFASLCGHVCTHPCESACRRNELDQPVAIKAIKRFVAETVPFVETPSKAVSDKKVAVVGSGPAGMTAAYFLRKKGGHQVTVFEAFSEAGGMPLTGIPRFRLPKTVLNLELERLRRIGVEIITNQPVESVSDLFKSGFNAVLISIGAHEEIFLGIPGEENPGIMGAIGLLRKVNSGEKVDLGDRVAIIGGGNVAFDAARVSKRLGAKEVTIVYRRSEEEMPADAEEVKQAADEGINYMYLASPIRYELNGKKIRVECIRNKLKRPDASGRPRPKPVKGSEFSFEVDRVITAIGQNTRMLQELHTDMDVNGRFKVEENTLMMNTDGVFAAGDAVSGPKTVTTAIAMGAKAANTINTYLGGQMIVDLATFNPENLPQQLEQDDKFLAKRMPMPLRPVENRKNNFEQVELGLTEEMAVAEAKRCLRCSLRLGIE from the coding sequence TTGAAGGTCATAGAACTTACAATCAATGATCGAAAAGTTTCCGCAGAAGCAGGAATCAGCATACTTGAGGCGGCAAGGCAAGCCGGTATTTACATTCCGTCACTGTGCTATCATCCGAGCGTACCGTCATCGAACCTCATGCCGGATAAATTCATTTATCAAGGCGGAAAACGGATTCACAACGAACAGGCCCTCGATGCCGATGCCAATTGTAATTTATGCCTTGTACAGGTACATGGGCGAGGGGCTATCGTCAAAGCCTGTGAAACGCCGGTTGAAGCCGGTATGGTGGTGACCACTGAAAATGACGAGATAAAGAAAAAAAGAAAAGAGAGTCTTACCTCGATCTTGGCCCATCATCCGAATATCTGTCTAACCTGCGACCGGGATCCAAGATGCCCGCCCTTTGGCGTGTGCAGCAGAAGCGCCAACGTGCCGGATAGATGTGTGGCTTGCCCGGGGTATGCTACCTGTGAGCTTATCCGTATCGTGGGTCACATCGGTATGGTCGGCATCACCATTCCTCGGGAACCTGTTGACGCTTCTCTCATTGACGATAACCCTTTTCTCGACTTTGATCCCAAATTATGTGTTGGATGCACCCGTTGCATCAGATTCTGCAAAGAGGTTCGAGGAATTGGTGCGCTTGGGTATGTTTCAAAGGAGGGACGGATTATTACGGGAACAAAAGCCCCAAGCTTTCAGGAGTCCGGTTGTCATTTTTGCTTCGGATGTGTTGAAGTTTGTCCCACCGGCGCTCTTGCGGATAAAAAGACCAAATGGAATGAAAAAAAAGAGGGGGAGGAAAGAAAAAAGGATGTGGTGCCCTGTATGGCCGCATGCCCGCTTCAAATAGATATTCCGGCCTATCTTTACGCCGTTACAAAGAAAAATTATGACGACGCACTAGAGATCATTCAGGAAAAATTGCCTTTTGCATCCCTATGCGGTCATGTTTGCACCCACCCTTGCGAGTCGGCTTGTCGCCGAAACGAGCTGGACCAACCGGTGGCCATTAAGGCCATTAAACGTTTTGTCGCCGAAACGGTGCCTTTTGTTGAAACCCCATCAAAAGCGGTGTCTGATAAAAAAGTCGCGGTTGTCGGATCCGGCCCTGCCGGCATGACAGCTGCCTATTTTCTAAGAAAAAAGGGTGGACATCAAGTGACCGTTTTTGAGGCGTTTTCAGAAGCTGGCGGCATGCCGCTCACCGGCATCCCCCGATTTCGTCTTCCCAAGACGGTGTTGAATCTTGAACTTGAGAGGTTAAGGAGAATCGGCGTAGAGATCATTACAAACCAGCCCGTTGAATCTGTCAGCGATCTTTTTAAATCCGGTTTTAACGCGGTTCTCATATCCATTGGCGCACATGAAGAAATTTTCCTTGGTATTCCCGGTGAAGAGAATCCGGGCATCATGGGAGCGATTGGATTGCTGCGCAAGGTGAATTCGGGCGAAAAAGTGGATTTGGGCGATCGTGTTGCGATCATCGGTGGCGGGAATGTGGCTTTTGATGCTGCGCGGGTTTCCAAGCGGTTAGGTGCCAAGGAGGTAACCATTGTCTACCGGCGATCAGAAGAAGAAATGCCTGCCGATGCCGAAGAAGTCAAACAGGCTGCGGATGAGGGTATCAATTATATGTACTTGGCCTCGCCTATTCGATACGAGCTGAATGGCAAAAAGATACGTGTCGAGTGTATTAGAAACAAGCTAAAGCGGCCCGATGCCAGCGGCCGGCCGCGTCCCAAGCCCGTCAAAGGCTCTGAATTTTCTTTTGAGGTGGACCGCGTTATCACAGCCATCGGACAAAACACGAGAATGCTCCAAGAACTGCATACGGATATGGACGTAAACGGCCGGTTCAAGGTTGAGGAGAATACGCTTATGATGAATACCGACGGCGTTTTTGCCGCCGGAGACGCTGTCAGCGGACCCAAAACCGTCACCACCGCCATTGCCATGGGCGCAAAAGCGGCCAATACCATCAATACTTACCTTGGCGGGCAGATGATCGTTGATTTGGCCACTTTCAATCCTGAAAACCTACCACAACAACTTGAGCAGGACGATAAATTTCTTGCCAAACGCATGCCCATGCCCCTTCGACCGGTGGAAAATCGGAAGAATAACTTTGAACAGGTTGAATTGGGTTTGACGGAAGAAATGGCAGTGGCGGAGGCGAAAAGATGTTTGCGTTGTAGTTTGCGCTTGGGGATAGAATAA
- a CDS encoding ArnT family glycosyltransferase: MIRKNGRTTIKWLWVLLIVLGALRLMFLGAYPLADTTEARYGNIARLMVETGDWITPQYSLGVPFWGKPPLSTWLAAGAMKLFGINEFSARVPSFAMSLAVMVLVWRLAVRQRSRDHAMAAVLVLATAPLFFVSSGAVMTDPALLAGTTLCMVAFWQALIRSGRAGRLWGYAFFVGLAIGLLAKGPVAVVLTLFPIGIWVLLQRCWREVWERLPWLGGAFLTICLSAPWYYLAEQKTPGFLNYFIIGEHWNRFTIPGWKGDLYGHAHLRPKGTIWLYGLACTLPWSPIFLVGVLKKETRMRMLRQPAGGDGWRLYLVLWAAAPLVFFTLASNILWTYVLPGLPALALLTAELILSGSRFPENPLKGFLVLRRGALVMLLLFSIGLVGIVMGYGPSANSQSAIVAAYRNMSGNGNGPLVYLFKRPYSADFYSRGKARFAGNLNEAAEIEENQERVYFAVRSKDLKRLPESFPGKDSIVFQTDRYCLLFKDNASLHLQIGEGPITGLRERI, from the coding sequence ATGATCCGTAAAAATGGCAGGACAACCATCAAATGGTTGTGGGTTTTGCTGATTGTTCTGGGTGCGCTGCGCCTGATGTTCCTGGGGGCCTACCCATTGGCCGACACAACCGAAGCGCGTTACGGCAACATTGCCAGACTGATGGTTGAAACCGGTGATTGGATAACGCCCCAATACAGCCTTGGGGTTCCCTTCTGGGGGAAGCCTCCGCTTTCTACCTGGCTCGCGGCTGGCGCCATGAAGCTGTTCGGCATTAACGAATTTTCGGCCCGGGTTCCCTCCTTTGCGATGTCCTTGGCGGTAATGGTTCTTGTATGGCGGCTGGCGGTTCGGCAAAGAAGCCGTGATCATGCCATGGCTGCGGTGCTGGTCCTGGCAACCGCCCCCCTTTTCTTTGTCAGCAGCGGTGCGGTGATGACCGACCCTGCCCTGCTGGCAGGGACCACCCTTTGCATGGTGGCATTCTGGCAAGCGTTGATCCGATCGGGCCGCGCTGGCCGACTCTGGGGATACGCCTTCTTTGTCGGACTGGCCATCGGCCTGTTGGCCAAAGGACCTGTGGCCGTGGTCCTGACACTTTTCCCCATTGGCATTTGGGTACTCCTGCAGCGTTGCTGGAGAGAAGTTTGGGAGCGCCTTCCCTGGTTGGGCGGCGCATTTCTGACGATTTGCTTGAGCGCCCCCTGGTATTATCTGGCGGAACAAAAAACCCCGGGATTCCTCAACTACTTTATCATCGGTGAGCATTGGAACCGTTTCACCATCCCGGGATGGAAGGGAGATCTATACGGACATGCCCATTTGCGACCCAAAGGCACGATCTGGTTGTATGGGTTGGCCTGCACATTGCCGTGGTCACCCATCTTCCTGGTTGGAGTGCTGAAAAAAGAAACGCGCATGCGCATGCTGAGACAACCTGCCGGTGGGGATGGCTGGCGGCTTTATCTGGTCCTTTGGGCTGCCGCCCCCTTGGTGTTTTTCACATTGGCGAGCAACATCCTTTGGACCTATGTACTTCCCGGCTTGCCTGCCTTGGCCCTGTTGACGGCCGAACTGATACTATCCGGTTCCCGTTTCCCGGAAAATCCCCTGAAAGGTTTTTTGGTGCTGCGCCGGGGAGCGCTCGTCATGTTGCTCTTGTTTTCGATCGGCCTGGTCGGGATCGTCATGGGTTATGGGCCTTCGGCAAACAGCCAATCGGCGATTGTTGCAGCTTATCGGAATATGAGTGGCAATGGAAATGGTCCATTGGTCTATCTATTCAAGCGGCCCTACTCGGCTGATTTTTATTCCCGGGGAAAAGCCCGCTTCGCGGGTAATTTAAATGAGGCAGCGGAAATTGAAGAGAACCAGGAGCGTGTCTACTTTGCTGTTCGAAGCAAGGATTTGAAGCGTTTGCCCGAATCTTTCCCTGGCAAAGATTCCATCGTATTTCAAACCGATCGATATTGCTTGCTGTTTAAAGACAATGCCTCCCTGCACTTGCAGATCGGCGAGGGTCCAATAACTGGACTTCGTGAAAGGATATAA
- a CDS encoding glycosyltransferase family 2 protein has translation MRERDTVFQAPRRSLLSIIVPVFNEQEVLREFHSRLSAALVSAQVDEIEILFVNDGSTDETLGILREMARTDQRIQVIDLSRNFGKEAAMTAGLEFASGDAAVIIDADLQDPPELIPQMVEEWRNGFDMVYMRRLSRQSETWLKKTSASAFYWLMGLIGRVQVPENVGDFRLLSRRAIDALNRMLERTRFMKGLFAWIGFPAKEIAYHREPRQAGKTKWNYWQLWNFALEGFTSFTITPLKLASYVGVLTSLASLLYGLFVFLKTLLTGDPVPGYPSLIVVIAFLGGLQLLALGIIGEYLGRMFIEAKQRPLYLVNRHYKTIKRHTLSLVQDERVRS, from the coding sequence ATGAGAGAACGGGACACTGTATTTCAGGCTCCTCGACGATCCTTACTTTCGATCATCGTTCCGGTTTTCAATGAGCAAGAAGTTCTCCGCGAATTTCATTCCCGGCTTTCGGCTGCGTTGGTTTCGGCTCAGGTCGATGAAATTGAGATCTTGTTCGTTAACGACGGTAGCACGGATGAGACGCTTGGCATCCTGCGTGAGATGGCCCGAACCGATCAGCGTATTCAGGTGATCGATTTGAGCCGAAATTTCGGTAAAGAGGCTGCGATGACGGCAGGACTCGAATTTGCCTCGGGAGATGCCGCCGTTATCATTGACGCGGATCTGCAGGACCCGCCCGAACTCATTCCACAGATGGTCGAAGAGTGGCGCAACGGCTTCGATATGGTCTACATGCGCCGGCTCAGCAGACAAAGTGAAACCTGGCTCAAGAAGACCTCGGCGTCGGCATTTTATTGGCTTATGGGACTCATCGGACGCGTTCAGGTGCCGGAAAATGTAGGCGATTTCCGGCTGCTGAGTCGCAGGGCGATCGATGCCCTCAATCGGATGCTGGAACGTACCCGTTTTATGAAGGGACTGTTCGCCTGGATTGGTTTTCCGGCCAAAGAGATCGCCTATCATCGTGAACCCCGCCAGGCCGGGAAGACGAAATGGAACTATTGGCAATTGTGGAATTTCGCGCTCGAAGGGTTCACCTCGTTTACCATAACGCCACTCAAACTCGCCAGTTATGTAGGCGTTTTGACTTCCCTGGCGTCACTTCTCTATGGGCTGTTTGTTTTTCTGAAAACGCTTTTAACGGGCGATCCCGTTCCCGGCTATCCCAGCTTGATAGTCGTCATTGCTTTCTTGGGTGGGCTGCAGTTGCTGGCCCTGGGGATCATCGGCGAATACCTGGGAAGAATGTTCATCGAGGCCAAGCAGCGCCCACTGTATCTGGTGAATCGTCACTATAAAACGATCAAACGGCATACGTTGTCACTGGTTCAGGATGAGAGAGTTCGGTCATGA
- a CDS encoding GtrA family protein, whose translation MLRLDMESVTQVVKYLGASIAGTLVHYALLVILVRWYALQPLWASTCGAIAGALVIYLANYFITFHSTRRHISASSRFIAVAAISTGVNGLILNTALTQMNWSLAPAQVFATGIQFSVGFTINRVWTF comes from the coding sequence GTGCTGCGCCTTGATATGGAGTCCGTTACTCAAGTGGTGAAATATCTCGGAGCCAGTATCGCAGGCACACTGGTTCATTACGCACTTTTAGTGATCCTGGTTCGATGGTATGCACTCCAGCCCCTCTGGGCATCGACCTGCGGTGCGATAGCAGGCGCATTGGTTATCTATCTGGCCAATTATTTCATCACTTTTCATAGCACAAGGAGGCACATCAGCGCCTCTTCCAGGTTCATTGCCGTTGCGGCGATATCTACCGGTGTGAACGGATTGATTCTCAACACCGCGTTGACACAAATGAACTGGTCACTGGCGCCAGCCCAGGTTTTCGCCACGGGGATACAGTTTTCAGTCGGTTTTACCATCAATCGAGTGTGGACTTTTTAG
- a CDS encoding LTA synthase family protein yields the protein MKRLQFKDTEKLLSPFVWIIFSTLVIFLTFRGGLVAWYWPRVVATDEPSRVFLTGLRMDIQLISYLLVPVLLLWLPSGMGLRPGRWAMLLMRGWYCLVMVVVVFMEVATPAFLSEYGVRPNRLFFEYLLYYPEVFGMLWAEYRTLLLLGVLLISVAGLAAWRFSSRFLQACPQNSLLRRLLLFPLIAALVVLGARSSLGHRPANISCAAFTNDPLVNDLALNSTYSLLYAIYQLKDEKDSSRLYGRLPEKEILRLVTSATGYPENAFTNPAGPTWHYQPASVERKSPLNLVIILEESLGAQFVENLEGLPLTPELTQLSREGLWFEELYATGTRSVRGIEAVLTGYPPSSGRSIVKLASRGETFYNLAAHLKSLGYQSLFVYGGESHFDNMRGFFMANGFDRVVDEKDYDQYTFKGTWGVCDEDLFNRAHREFEAYGNQPFFGLVFTSSYHSPFEFPSGRLKKEELSDNPEHNAVRYADYALGRFFEQARRSSYWNNTLFLVVADHDNRVRGAELVPISHFHIPGLIIGPGIRPAVHKAVVSQIDLPPTLLSLMGISGSHPMIGRDITRLQADEQGRAIMQYNQNMAYRIGDQITILQPGQAPRQFSYLDGALFPASQDPSMAKEALAHALWPMQAYHEGYYLMRHSRGS from the coding sequence ATGAAGAGATTGCAATTCAAAGATACCGAAAAATTGTTGTCCCCTTTTGTGTGGATCATTTTTTCGACCCTGGTCATATTTCTCACTTTCAGGGGAGGGCTGGTGGCCTGGTATTGGCCACGGGTGGTTGCTACAGACGAACCGTCCCGCGTTTTCCTTACCGGCTTGCGGATGGACATCCAGCTCATATCCTATCTCCTCGTCCCTGTTCTGCTGCTGTGGCTGCCTTCGGGGATGGGGTTGCGCCCCGGACGCTGGGCCATGCTCCTGATGCGCGGATGGTATTGCCTGGTCATGGTCGTGGTGGTGTTCATGGAAGTGGCCACCCCAGCTTTTTTGTCCGAATACGGAGTGCGACCCAATCGTCTGTTTTTCGAATACTTGCTCTATTACCCTGAGGTTTTCGGCATGCTGTGGGCAGAATACCGTACGCTTCTGCTCTTGGGGGTACTCCTGATTTCCGTAGCGGGGCTGGCCGCTTGGCGCTTTTCGTCTCGTTTCCTGCAGGCCTGTCCACAAAATTCTCTCCTGCGGCGCCTGCTGCTGTTTCCCCTGATCGCGGCCCTCGTGGTGCTGGGGGCCCGTTCCAGTCTGGGCCACCGCCCGGCCAACATCAGTTGTGCGGCCTTCACCAATGACCCGCTGGTCAACGACCTGGCCCTCAACTCGACCTATTCGTTGCTGTATGCCATATACCAGTTGAAAGACGAAAAGGACTCCAGCCGCCTCTATGGCCGTCTCCCAGAAAAGGAAATCCTGCGTCTGGTTACTTCCGCCACAGGATACCCGGAGAATGCTTTTACCAACCCAGCCGGCCCCACCTGGCATTACCAGCCCGCATCCGTAGAGCGGAAGTCCCCTCTCAATCTTGTCATTATTCTGGAGGAAAGCCTCGGAGCACAGTTCGTCGAAAATCTGGAGGGCCTCCCCCTGACGCCTGAACTGACGCAGCTTTCCCGCGAGGGACTGTGGTTCGAGGAGCTGTACGCCACCGGAACACGTTCAGTGAGGGGTATTGAAGCGGTGCTGACTGGCTACCCACCCTCTTCGGGCCGCAGCATCGTCAAGCTGGCTTCGCGGGGAGAAACTTTTTACAACCTGGCTGCTCACCTCAAGTCATTAGGCTACCAGAGCCTTTTTGTCTATGGAGGGGAAAGCCACTTCGATAACATGCGCGGCTTTTTTATGGCCAACGGATTTGATCGGGTGGTGGATGAAAAGGACTATGATCAATACACTTTCAAGGGGACGTGGGGCGTCTGCGACGAAGACCTGTTCAACCGGGCACACCGTGAATTCGAAGCTTACGGCAACCAGCCCTTTTTCGGACTGGTGTTCACCTCCTCTTACCACTCTCCCTTCGAATTCCCTTCGGGCCGCTTGAAAAAGGAAGAACTCAGCGACAACCCGGAGCACAACGCCGTGCGCTACGCCGACTATGCCCTGGGACGGTTTTTCGAGCAGGCCCGCCGCTCCTCCTATTGGAACAATACCCTGTTCCTGGTAGTGGCCGATCATGACAACCGGGTGCGCGGTGCTGAACTGGTTCCGATCAGCCATTTTCACATTCCGGGTTTGATCATCGGCCCTGGAATCCGGCCGGCGGTACATAAGGCTGTGGTAAGCCAGATCGACCTTCCGCCCACACTTTTGTCGCTCATGGGGATCTCCGGTTCACACCCCATGATCGGCCGTGACATCACCCGGTTGCAGGCCGACGAACAAGGTCGCGCCATCATGCAGTACAACCAAAACATGGCATACAGAATCGGGGACCAAATCACCATTTTACAGCCAGGCCAGGCCCCACGGCAGTTCTCCTACTTGGATGGGGCGTTGTTTCCAGCTTCGCAGGATCCGTCCATGGCGAAAGAAGCGCTGGCCCACGCCCTGTGGCCCATGCAAGCCTATCATGAAGGTTATTATCTCATGCGGCACAGCAGGGGATCCTAA
- a CDS encoding heavy metal response regulator transcription factor encodes MHVLVVEDDGGTRRFLEKGLKEAGFAVDAVATGEDGLYMAIHTLYDLIILDVMLPGPDGYEVLAALRNRRIETPVLFLTAKDRKSDIVHGLELGADDYLVKPFSFAELLARIRAVARRGQATSPDQEIVIGDLVLDRLKREVHRAGKKIELTAKEFQLLEYMMRNPGYVLTRTMILEQVWGYNFDTQSNIIDVHINRLRAKVDKGFGKKMLRTIRGMGYVIETAA; translated from the coding sequence ATGCACGTCTTGGTCGTGGAAGATGACGGGGGAACCCGGCGCTTTCTGGAGAAAGGGCTGAAAGAGGCCGGTTTCGCCGTGGATGCAGTGGCAACGGGTGAAGACGGCCTGTATATGGCGATCCACACGTTGTATGACCTGATCATTCTCGACGTGATGCTGCCGGGACCGGACGGTTATGAGGTTCTTGCGGCTCTGCGCAACAGACGGATCGAAACGCCGGTCCTGTTCCTGACAGCCAAGGACAGGAAAAGCGATATCGTACACGGGCTCGAACTGGGGGCCGACGATTATTTGGTCAAACCCTTTTCCTTTGCCGAACTGTTAGCCAGGATTCGGGCGGTGGCCCGTAGGGGACAGGCTACCAGCCCCGACCAAGAGATCGTGATCGGTGACCTCGTTCTGGACCGCTTGAAACGGGAGGTTCACCGTGCCGGAAAAAAAATTGAACTCACCGCCAAGGAGTTCCAACTACTGGAATACATGATGCGCAATCCGGGGTATGTGCTGACGCGGACCATGATCCTGGAGCAGGTGTGGGGCTATAATTTCGATACCCAGAGCAACATTATCGATGTCCACATCAACCGGTTGCGGGCCAAGGTGGACAAGGGGTTCGGCAAAAAGATGCTCCGCACGATAAGGGGAATGGGGTATGTTATCGAAACGGCTGCGTAA
- a CDS encoding ATP-binding protein, with amino-acid sequence MDIRLAVYYSSALLFLAIAISWFLYYRLEHNLTKQVDGILIDEFHELTLEIEEEGGVREGVQGFAKDVVWRKYYPILFQVLSAQNQVVTRPVEFEAFFTFGIRNQEYFTVIARHDVHGIKGHFRVLERRIADKASNKEYVVHLATHLKRTDKILENYIENIVSAIPVIFAASILLGLFIAKKPRDILKEIIGVTNKITSENLSERLTLPEARDEIRQLSITINSMLDRIEGAFEQIRQFTGDASHELRTPLAAIKGEIEVALTHGESSREYRETLFNCLERVEDIIRMVNGLILISRFDEKEIDWQPTEIDLAALAAEIIEFFRPLAEGKRIRLEMQAAESVILYADRSNILRLLNNLMENAIKFTPEGGRVRLRTQCSREEVVLRVEDNGPGIPPAARENIFHRFYQINAARSGRGRGTGLGLHICQRIAEAHGGKIWVEDNPGGGAVFVVTLPKDKTPVA; translated from the coding sequence TTGGATATTCGTCTTGCCGTGTACTACTCATCCGCCCTGCTTTTCCTCGCCATTGCCATCTCATGGTTCCTCTACTATCGGCTGGAGCATAATCTCACCAAGCAGGTCGATGGCATCCTGATCGACGAGTTTCATGAGCTAACCTTGGAGATCGAGGAGGAAGGCGGTGTCCGGGAAGGAGTACAAGGGTTCGCCAAGGATGTCGTCTGGCGTAAATATTACCCAATTTTGTTCCAGGTGCTGTCCGCCCAGAACCAAGTTGTCACGCGGCCGGTTGAATTCGAGGCTTTTTTCACCTTCGGCATCCGGAATCAGGAGTATTTCACTGTCATTGCCAGGCACGATGTTCATGGCATTAAGGGGCACTTCAGGGTGTTGGAGCGCCGTATCGCGGATAAGGCCAGCAACAAGGAATATGTCGTTCACCTTGCCACCCACCTGAAAAGAACCGACAAAATCCTAGAAAATTATATCGAAAACATTGTAAGCGCGATTCCGGTCATTTTTGCGGCCAGCATCCTGCTGGGCCTGTTCATCGCCAAAAAGCCGCGGGACATTCTCAAGGAAATTATCGGGGTCACAAACAAAATTACCAGCGAGAATTTGTCGGAAAGGCTGACGCTGCCCGAAGCGCGGGATGAGATCCGCCAACTGTCCATTACCATTAATTCCATGCTTGATCGAATTGAAGGCGCCTTCGAACAGATTAGACAATTTACTGGGGATGCTTCTCACGAACTGCGCACCCCTCTGGCGGCGATAAAGGGTGAGATTGAAGTGGCCCTCACCCACGGGGAAAGTTCAAGGGAATACCGAGAAACGCTTTTCAACTGTCTCGAACGGGTCGAAGATATCATTCGCATGGTGAATGGCCTCATCCTGATTTCACGCTTCGATGAAAAAGAAATCGATTGGCAGCCGACAGAAATAGATCTGGCAGCGCTGGCGGCAGAAATCATAGAGTTTTTCCGGCCTCTGGCCGAGGGAAAAAGGATACGGCTCGAGATGCAGGCGGCTGAATCGGTGATCCTTTATGCGGACCGAAGCAATATTTTGCGACTGCTGAACAACCTGATGGAAAACGCCATTAAGTTCACCCCGGAAGGCGGACGTGTGAGGCTGCGGACTCAGTGCAGCAGGGAAGAGGTAGTCTTGCGGGTGGAGGACAATGGCCCCGGGATTCCGCCGGCGGCGCGTGAAAACATCTTTCATCGATTTTATCAGATCAATGCGGCGCGTTCTGGTAGGGGGCGAGGCACGGGACTGGGACTGCACATCTGCCAGCGCATTGCGGAGGCCCATGGAGGCAAGATTTGGGTAGAAGACAATCCGGGCGGTGGAGCTGTTTTTGTCGTGACCCTGCCTAAAGACAAGACTCCCGTGGCGTAA